One window of Hypanus sabinus isolate sHypSab1 unplaced genomic scaffold, sHypSab1.hap1 scaffold_125, whole genome shotgun sequence genomic DNA carries:
- the LOC132386664 gene encoding muscarinic acetylcholine receptor M2-like, which produces MANLTQTNSSLSNLTYIERGSAYKTVEAIFIVIVTLSLSLVTIIGNILVMLSIKVNRQLQTINNYFIFSLACADLIIGVFSMNLYTIYIVFGYWPMGPVVCDLWLALDYVVSSASVMNLLIISFDRYFCVTKPLSYPVKRTTKMARMMIAAAWVLSFILWAPAILFWQFIVGGRTVKVGECHIQFFSNPVVTFGTGISAFYLPVITMTILYVHISRASKSRVKKDKKEPESNKGTISLRLVRGKRMKSNNNNISSVPDEMQNVKTQNGKAAGEVMTDYCGQGEEKGVSNDSTFLSVVPSIQTEERTIDESSNISSEQRHFSNGSSKLSSIKVVTKSQKSDYCATAIEMVSENSSKNGKDRELAAAHKMAKTPAEKKKGAATRENKVTRTVLTILLAFIITCTPYNVMVLINTLCSVCVPNTVWSVGYWLCYINSTLNPACYALCNATFKKTLKHLLFCQYKNIGAIR; this is translated from the coding sequence ATGGCTAACTTAACACAGACAAATTCATCTCTCAGCAACCTAACATACATTGAAAGAGGGAGCGCTTACAAAACAGTTGAAGCAATCTTCATTGTGATTGTAACATTATCTTTGAGTCTGGTGACCATTATCGGAAACATTCTGGTTATGCTTTCTATCAAAGTAAACAGACAGTTACAAACAATTAACAActattttattttcagcttaGCCTGTGCTGATTTGATTATTGGTGTGTTCTCCATGAACCTTTACACCATTTACATCGTCTTTGGCTACTGGCCCATGGGCCCAGTGGTGTGTGATTTATGGCTGGCTCTAGATTATGTTGTTAGTTCTGCATCTGTCATGAACCTTCTTATCATCAGCTTTGACCGATATTTCTGTGTGACAAAGCCTCTCAGCTACCCTGTGAAGAGAACCACCAAGATGGCACGGATGATGATTGCAGCTGCTTGGGTGCTGTCATTTATCCTGTGGGCTCCTGCCATTCTCTTCTGGCAGTTCATTGTAGGTGGACGGACAGTTAAAGTAGGTGAGTGTCATATACAGTTCTTCTCAAATCCAGTTGTCACTTTTGGTACTGGAATATCAGCCTTCTATCTACCAGTTATTACCATGACGATTCTGTATGTGCACATATCCCGTGCTAGCAAGAGTCGGGTCAAGAAGGATAAGAAAGAGCCAGAGTCAAACAAAGGTACCATTTCTCTCAGGCTAGTGCGAGGCAAAAGAATGAAATCGAATAATAACAACATTTCAAGTGTACCTGATGAGATGCAGAATGTCAAAACACAGAACGGCAAGGCAGCTGGTGAAGTAATGACGGATTACTGTGGCCAAGGAGAGGAAAAGGGGGTCTCAAATGACTCGACTTTCCTCAGTGTCGTCCCTTCCATCCAGACGGAGGAAAGAACAATTGATGAGAGCTCAAACATCTCCAGTGAGCAAAGGCATTTTAGCAATGGCAGCTCCAAGCTCTCCAGCATAAAGGTTGTCACGAAATCCCAAAAGAGTGACTACTGTGCTACCGCAATTGAAATGGTGTCAGAAAACAGCAGCAAGAATGGTAAAGACAGAGAGCTCGCCGCAGCCCACAAGATGGCAAAGACCCCTGCTGAGAAAAAGAAGGGAGCTGCAACCCGGGAGAATAAGGTGACCAGGACCGTCTTGACCATCTTGCTGGCATTTATCATCACCTGTACCCCATACAATGTCATGGTACTCATTAACACGTTATGTTCAGTCTGTGTCCCTAACACAGTATGGTCTGTTGGATACTGGCTCTGTTACATCAACAGTACTCTGAACCCAGCCTGCTATGCACTATGCAATGCTACCTTCAAGAAAACCTTGAAACATCTTCTCTTCTGTCAATATAAAAACATTGGTGCAATAAGATAA